In Triticum urartu cultivar G1812 unplaced genomic scaffold, Tu2.1 TuUngrouped_contig_4477, whole genome shotgun sequence, a genomic segment contains:
- the LOC125527888 gene encoding uncharacterized protein LOC125527888 — SNEGYDVVNELFSWQPIRGRGPLGLKLTKTPALLELIQKKLTLTSKGKGKQTTCDVQTISTAIQGRKPRSQKLQASNFQASSLRIGDWEWKSIYEGDIVAKFYISKNKLAWEILHEGLKSKIEIKCSDICALRITCPKDLPGMLDIMVSAVPQFFIETNPQPRRSTRWLATTDFTGGQASTHSRHVLQCGPGIMDKHIENLLHKDQRLYLLSQSTENSYRSNYDNLFETGQTRQSLPLQPMPTGTMTLGLNDSGALQGVHFQSSGQRAPLKEDMLNWKYFLGTPLGSQPTSMSNSNAGIMYSNSGNRFDNHISSWNLSPSADYSSLREMYDLNGSHTLLPSNSNLSSETMTLEQLRENLLSDNEIVNVVDEEDLMSM, encoded by the exons TCAAATGAAGGTTATGATGTGGTAAATGAGCTCTTCTCTTGGCAACCCATTCGTGGACGTGGGCCATTAGGTTTAAAGTTAACGAAAACACCTGCTCTTTTGGAGCTTATACAAAAGAAGCTCACATTAACCTCCAAAGGAAAAGGAAAGCAAACAACATGTGACGTACAAACAATATCTACTGCAATACAAGGAAGGAAGCCCCGTTCACAAAAGTTGCAGGCTTCCAATTTTCAAGCTTCCTCTCTTAGAATTGGGGACTGGGAG TGGAAATCAATATATGAAGGAGATATTGTTGCAAAATTTTATATTTCCAAGAATAAATTGGCATGGGAAATACTCCATGAAGGTCTGAAGAGCAAGATAGAGATAAAATGTTCAGACATATGTGCCTTGAGAATAACTTGTCCCAAAGATTTACCCGGGATGCTGGATATTATG GTGTCCGCGGTGCCACAATTTTTCATAGAAACCAATCCACAGCCACGCAGGAGCACCAGGTGGCTTGCAACTACGGATTTTACTGGTGGACAAGCAAGTACGCACAG TAGGCATGTTCTACAGTGTGGCCcagggataatggacaagcacaTTGAGAATCTCCTCCACAAAGACCAACGTCTATATTTATTAAGTCAGAGCACCGAAAATTCATATCGTAGCAATTATGACAACCTGTTTGAGACTGGACAAACTCGGCAGTCATTGCCACTTCAACCGATGCCAACTGGAACAATGACATTAGGGCTAAATGATTCTGGAGCCCTGCAAGGTGTACACTTTCAAAGCTCAG GGCAGCGAGCTCCACTGAAGGAGGACATGCTTAACTGGAAATACTTTTTGGGCACGCCTCTCGGGTCACAACCTACCTCCATGTCCAACTCTAATGCCGGTATCATGTATAGTAACTCTGGAAACCGCTTCGACAATCACATCAGTTCATGGAACTTATCTCCCAGTGCTGATTACTCATCATTGCGTGAGATGTATGACTTGAATGGCAGCCATACCTTGTTGCCGAGTAACAGCAACCTATCATCGGAGACAATGACACTTGAGCAGCTACGAGAAAACTTATTGAGCGACAACGAGATCGTGAATGTGGTGGACGAAGAGGATCTCATGAGCATG